A genome region from Streptomyces sp. NBC_01296 includes the following:
- the mycP gene encoding type VII secretion-associated serine protease mycosin: MNRARSTAALVLGALLVGAGAPPAAADAIRDRQWGLTALRAEEAWGTTRGNGVTVAVLDTGVDATHPDLAGQVLDGTDLIGMGAGRGDRAWARHGTAMAGIIAGHGHGANRRQGVLGIAPQAKILPIRVILEEGDPGRAKARENKGGALAEGIRWAADHGAGVINLSLGDDSDSAHHEAAEDEAVQYALAKGVVVVASAGNGGRQGDHASYPAAYPGVIAVAAVDRGGQKAAFSTRNWYATVSAPGVDVVIADPDRAYYEGWGTSAAAAFVSGVVALVKATHPDLSPAQIKKLLEDTASDAPPGGRDDSRGHGLVDPVAALQVADTVRAEPPVPAPVAAGHPYFGPGPEPVRAGGRGARLGAPAAAAAGLALLVLAAVLARRPRGARRDRDRVG, encoded by the coding sequence GTGAACCGGGCCCGGTCCACCGCCGCCCTCGTACTCGGCGCCCTCCTCGTCGGCGCCGGCGCGCCGCCGGCGGCCGCCGACGCCATCCGCGACCGCCAGTGGGGCCTCACGGCCCTGCGCGCCGAGGAGGCCTGGGGCACCACCCGGGGCAACGGGGTCACCGTCGCCGTCCTCGACACCGGGGTCGACGCCACCCATCCCGACCTGGCCGGCCAGGTCCTCGACGGCACCGACCTGATCGGCATGGGCGCCGGCCGCGGCGACCGCGCCTGGGCCCGGCACGGCACCGCCATGGCCGGGATCATCGCCGGGCACGGCCACGGCGCCAACCGCCGCCAAGGCGTCCTCGGCATCGCCCCGCAGGCGAAGATCCTCCCGATCCGCGTGATCCTCGAAGAGGGCGACCCCGGCCGGGCCAAGGCCCGTGAGAACAAGGGCGGCGCCCTCGCCGAGGGCATCCGCTGGGCCGCCGACCACGGCGCGGGCGTGATCAACCTCTCGCTCGGCGACGACAGCGACTCCGCGCACCACGAGGCCGCCGAGGACGAGGCCGTCCAGTACGCCCTCGCCAAGGGCGTGGTCGTCGTCGCCTCGGCGGGCAACGGCGGCCGCCAGGGCGACCACGCCTCCTACCCGGCCGCCTACCCCGGGGTCATCGCCGTCGCCGCAGTCGACCGCGGCGGGCAGAAGGCCGCCTTCTCCACCCGCAACTGGTACGCCACCGTCAGCGCCCCCGGCGTCGACGTCGTCATCGCCGACCCCGACCGCGCCTACTACGAGGGCTGGGGCACCAGCGCCGCCGCGGCCTTCGTCTCCGGCGTCGTGGCCCTCGTGAAGGCCACGCACCCGGACCTGTCCCCGGCCCAGATCAAGAAGCTCCTGGAGGACACCGCCTCCGACGCCCCGCCCGGCGGCCGGGACGACTCCCGCGGCCACGGACTGGTCGACCCCGTCGCCGCCCTCCAGGTCGCCGACACGGTGCGCGCCGAGCCGCCGGTCCCTGCGCCCGTCGCGGCCGGGCACCCCTACTTCGGCCCCGGCCCCGAGCCGGTCCGTGCGGGCGGGCGCGGTGCCCGCCTGGGCGCCCCGGCGGCCGCGGCCGCCGGGCTGGCGCTGCTCGTCCTGGCCGCCGTACTGGCCCGGCGCCCGCGGGGCGCCCGGCGGGATCGGGATAGGGTCGGGTAA
- a CDS encoding amino acid deaminase/aldolase: MNLPAGGDRARYDRATAHLDAPLAIVDLAAFDANADDLVRRAGGKPIRVASKSVRCRALLERVLARTGFAGIMSYTLAESIWLARSGFEDVLLAYPSADRAGFAELAGDPKLAAAVTVMVDDPAQLELIDTSRDGAGPHEIRVCLELDTALHLFGGRVRVGARRSPLRDPAALADLARTVCARPGFRVVGIMGYEGHVAGVGDALAGRPLRSRAIRLMQATARKELAARRAEAVRAVRAVVPDLEFVNGGGTGSVQQTAAEDAVTEIAAGSGLYVPRLFDNYTSFRGRPAALFAQPVVRRPGVGVVTVLGGGYPASGAAGADRLPEPYLPQGLRYDPQEGAGEVQTPLLGSPADDLLIGDRVWFRHAKAGELCERFEALHLIEGDRVTATVPTYRGEGRTFL, from the coding sequence ATGAATCTTCCCGCCGGTGGAGACAGGGCCCGGTACGACCGGGCCACCGCGCATCTCGACGCGCCCCTGGCCATCGTCGATCTCGCCGCGTTCGACGCCAACGCCGACGATCTCGTCCGCCGGGCCGGCGGCAAGCCGATCCGCGTCGCCAGCAAGTCCGTCCGCTGCCGCGCGCTCCTCGAACGGGTCCTGGCCCGGACCGGTTTCGCCGGGATCATGTCGTACACCCTCGCCGAGTCGATCTGGCTGGCCCGGTCGGGGTTCGAGGACGTGCTGCTGGCCTACCCCTCCGCCGACCGCGCCGGGTTCGCCGAGCTCGCGGGCGACCCCAAACTGGCCGCCGCCGTCACCGTCATGGTCGACGACCCCGCCCAGCTGGAGCTGATCGACACCTCCCGGGACGGCGCCGGCCCGCACGAGATCCGCGTCTGCCTCGAACTCGACACCGCGCTCCACCTGTTCGGCGGCCGGGTACGCGTCGGCGCCCGGCGTTCGCCGCTGCGCGATCCCGCCGCGCTCGCGGACCTCGCCCGTACGGTCTGCGCCCGGCCCGGCTTCCGCGTCGTCGGGATCATGGGCTACGAGGGCCACGTCGCCGGCGTCGGCGACGCCCTCGCGGGGCGCCCGCTGCGCTCCCGCGCCATCCGGCTCATGCAGGCCACCGCCCGCAAGGAGCTCGCGGCCCGTCGCGCCGAAGCCGTACGGGCCGTCCGCGCGGTCGTCCCGGACCTGGAGTTCGTCAACGGCGGCGGCACCGGCAGCGTCCAGCAGACCGCCGCCGAGGACGCCGTCACGGAGATCGCCGCCGGCTCGGGGCTCTACGTACCGCGGCTGTTCGACAACTACACGTCCTTCCGCGGCCGCCCCGCCGCGCTCTTCGCCCAGCCGGTGGTCCGCAGGCCCGGCGTCGGCGTGGTCACCGTGCTCGGCGGCGGCTACCCCGCCTCCGGCGCGGCCGGTGCGGACCGGCTCCCGGAGCCTTACCTGCCGCAGGGCCTGCGCTACGACCCCCAGGAGGGGGCCGGCGAGGTGCAGACCCCGCTGCTCGGCAGCCCGGCCGACGATCTGCTGATCGGCGACCGGGTCTGGTTCCGGCACGCGAAGGCCGGGGAACTGTGCGAGCGCTTCGAGGCGTTGCACCTGATCGAGGGCGACCGGGTGACGGCCACCGTCCCGACGTACCGGGGCGAGGGCCGCACCTTCCTCTAG
- a CDS encoding gamma-glutamyl-gamma-aminobutyrate hydrolase family protein: MPRPLIGITTYVEESTRYGVWDVPTSLVPTGYYELVQAAGGAAVLLPPDEPGSAAEVLSRLDGLVVAGGPDVDPLRYGAERDPRTGAPATQRDEWELALIEAALAAGLPVLGICRGMQALNVALGGTLVQHIDGHAVAPGVMSWHPVRPVPDTRYAALVPEEAEVPTYHHQAVDRLGRGLIASAHAVDGTVEAIELPDPAHWVLGVQWHPERDKDTRVMSALIEAAALTSAVLA; the protein is encoded by the coding sequence GTGCCCAGGCCGCTCATCGGCATCACGACCTACGTGGAGGAATCCACCCGCTACGGGGTGTGGGACGTCCCGACGTCCCTCGTGCCCACCGGGTACTACGAACTCGTCCAGGCGGCGGGCGGCGCGGCCGTGCTGCTCCCGCCGGACGAACCCGGATCGGCGGCGGAGGTGCTGAGCCGGCTGGACGGCCTGGTCGTCGCGGGCGGCCCCGATGTGGACCCGCTCCGCTACGGGGCCGAACGCGACCCGCGTACGGGCGCCCCCGCGACGCAGCGGGACGAGTGGGAACTCGCCCTGATCGAGGCGGCCTTGGCGGCGGGCCTGCCGGTGCTGGGCATCTGCCGGGGCATGCAGGCGCTGAACGTGGCCCTGGGCGGCACGCTGGTCCAGCACATCGACGGCCATGCGGTGGCTCCGGGTGTCATGTCCTGGCACCCGGTCCGGCCGGTCCCGGACACGCGGTACGCGGCGCTGGTGCCGGAGGAGGCGGAGGTCCCGACCTACCACCACCAGGCCGTCGACCGCCTGGGCCGAGGCCTGATCGCCTCGGCGCACGCGGTCGACGGCACGGTGGAGGCCATCGAACTCCCCGACCCCGCGCACTGGGTCCTGGGCGTCCAATGGCACCCGGAACGCGACAAGGACACCCGCGTGATGTCCGCCCTGATCGAAGCCGCCGCCCTCACCTCGGCGGTCTTGGCCTAG
- the eat gene encoding ethanolamine permease, giving the protein MADDTEARLAAVPEPTTSPEGGDSYLERRTLRRGSAGWLLLTGLGVAYVVSGDFSGWNVGLAQGGFGGLAIATALMGAMYACLVFSLAELSAILPTAGGGYGFARRALGTWGGFLTGTAILIEYILAPAAIAIFIGDYVESLNLFGLTSGWPVYLACFAIFIGIHLWGVGEALRFSLVVTAIAVMALIVFALGAFTEFDPSNLDNIAVDTTAAGSSSWLPLGVLGIWAAFPFGMWFFLGVEGVPLAAEEAKDPVRSMPRALSISMGILVLLALVTFLASTGARGADAIKDAGNPLVVALEGNPGLSWLKTFVNYAGLAGLVASFFSLIYAGSRQLFALSRAGYLPRFLSLTSKRKAPYLGLLIPGAIGFALAAATGNGPRMLNIAVFGATISYALMALSHIVLRKREPGLERPYRTPGGIATSSVAFVLALSALVATFLVDKDAAFIALGVYAVALAYFALYSRHHLVASAPEEEFAALAEAEAELTRD; this is encoded by the coding sequence ATGGCCGACGACACCGAGGCACGGCTCGCAGCCGTACCCGAACCCACCACGTCCCCCGAGGGCGGCGACAGCTACCTGGAACGCCGTACGCTCCGCCGCGGCAGCGCCGGCTGGCTGCTGCTGACCGGCCTCGGCGTCGCGTACGTCGTCTCCGGCGACTTCTCCGGCTGGAACGTCGGCCTCGCCCAGGGCGGCTTCGGCGGGCTCGCCATCGCCACCGCCCTGATGGGCGCGATGTACGCCTGCCTCGTCTTCTCCCTCGCGGAGCTGTCCGCGATCCTGCCGACGGCCGGCGGCGGCTACGGCTTCGCCCGCCGGGCGCTCGGCACCTGGGGCGGCTTCCTCACCGGCACGGCGATCCTCATCGAATACATCCTGGCCCCGGCCGCCATCGCCATCTTCATCGGCGACTACGTCGAATCCCTCAACCTCTTCGGCCTGACCTCGGGCTGGCCCGTCTATCTCGCCTGCTTCGCGATCTTCATCGGCATCCACCTGTGGGGCGTCGGCGAAGCGCTGCGCTTCTCCCTCGTCGTCACCGCGATCGCCGTGATGGCGCTGATCGTCTTCGCACTGGGCGCCTTCACCGAGTTCGACCCTTCGAACCTCGACAACATCGCCGTGGACACCACCGCCGCCGGCTCCAGCTCCTGGCTGCCGCTGGGCGTCCTCGGCATCTGGGCCGCGTTCCCCTTCGGCATGTGGTTCTTCCTCGGCGTCGAGGGCGTACCGCTGGCCGCCGAGGAGGCCAAGGACCCGGTGCGCTCCATGCCGCGGGCCCTGTCGATCTCCATGGGCATCCTCGTCCTGCTCGCGCTGGTCACCTTCCTCGCCTCGACCGGTGCGCGCGGCGCCGACGCCATCAAGGACGCCGGAAACCCGCTGGTCGTCGCCCTCGAAGGCAACCCGGGCCTGTCCTGGCTGAAGACCTTCGTCAACTACGCGGGCCTGGCCGGGCTCGTCGCCTCGTTCTTCTCCCTCATCTACGCCGGCTCGCGCCAGCTCTTCGCCCTCTCCCGCGCCGGCTACCTCCCGCGCTTCCTGTCCCTGACCTCGAAGCGCAAGGCCCCGTACCTCGGCCTGCTCATCCCCGGCGCGATCGGCTTCGCGCTCGCCGCGGCCACCGGGAACGGCCCGCGCATGCTCAACATCGCGGTGTTCGGCGCGACCATCTCGTACGCGCTGATGGCCCTCTCCCACATCGTGCTCCGCAAGCGGGAGCCGGGCCTGGAGCGCCCGTACCGCACGCCGGGCGGCATCGCCACCTCCTCCGTGGCCTTCGTCCTCGCCCTGTCGGCACTCGTCGCCACCTTCCTGGTGGACAAGGACGCGGCGTTCATCGCACTGGGTGTGTACGCCGTCGCCCTCGCCTACTTCGCGCTCTACAGTCGGCACCACCTGGTGGCCTCCGCACCCGAGGAGGAGTTCGCGGCGCTGGCGGAGGCCGAGGCCGAACTCACCCGAGACTGA
- a CDS encoding 3-oxoacyl-ACP reductase, whose product MTTSDTEIVCRRLVGRTAVITGAGSGIGLATARRLASEGANVVCADIDESAGKAAAEEVGGLFAKVDVTSPEEVEALFKTAFDTYGSVDIAFNNAGISPPDDDSILTTGLEAWKRVQDVNLTSVYLCCKAALPYMQRQGRGSIINTASFVAIMGAATSQISYTASKGGVLAMSRELGVQFAREGIRVNALCPGPVNTPLLQELFAKDPERAARRLVHIPLGRFAEPTEIAAAVAFLASDDSSFINATDFLVDGGISGAYVTPL is encoded by the coding sequence ATGACCACTTCTGACACCGAGATCGTCTGCCGCCGCCTGGTCGGCCGAACCGCCGTCATCACCGGAGCCGGCAGCGGCATCGGCCTCGCCACCGCCCGCCGTCTGGCCTCCGAGGGCGCCAACGTGGTCTGCGCGGACATCGACGAGAGCGCCGGCAAGGCCGCCGCCGAGGAGGTCGGCGGCCTGTTCGCGAAGGTCGACGTCACCAGCCCCGAAGAGGTCGAGGCCCTCTTCAAGACCGCGTTCGACACCTACGGCTCCGTCGACATCGCGTTCAACAACGCGGGCATCTCGCCCCCGGACGACGACTCGATCCTCACCACCGGCCTCGAGGCCTGGAAGCGGGTCCAGGACGTCAACCTCACCTCCGTGTACCTGTGCTGCAAGGCCGCCCTGCCCTACATGCAGCGCCAGGGCCGCGGCTCGATCATCAACACCGCGTCCTTCGTGGCCATCATGGGCGCCGCCACCTCGCAGATCTCGTACACCGCCTCCAAGGGCGGCGTGCTCGCGATGTCGCGCGAGCTCGGCGTGCAGTTCGCCCGCGAGGGCATCCGTGTCAACGCGCTGTGCCCGGGGCCGGTCAACACCCCGCTGCTGCAGGAGCTGTTCGCCAAGGACCCGGAGCGGGCGGCCCGCCGCCTCGTGCACATCCCGCTGGGCCGGTTCGCCGAGCCCACCGAGATCGCCGCCGCCGTGGCCTTCCTCGCCAGCGACGACTCCTCGTTCATCAACGCCACCGACTTCCTGGTCGACGGCGGCATCTCGGGCGCGTACGTCACCCCCCTGTAG
- a CDS encoding haloacid dehalogenase-like hydrolase, producing the protein MTPRSTARRLQAVGAAVAITAGTLVAAAPAAQAARPGAPCTTPQLAAGWYGDNQARLQQLIDEYGKCNPYRPSRNKPVAVFDWDNTVVKNDVGDATMYWLLRSGKIRRPAAGDWTATSRYLTPAAARALADACDALARPGSPLPTGAPEGAGCADELAAVYGTAATRSGAAAFAGWDHRTIEPAYAWLPQLMQGWTAREVRGFAAAAQAENLAAPVGAKQQVGTGTATGWVRYYDQQKDLIAGLQKAGFDVWISSASPQPVVEVWAKGVGVAADHVIGIRNTTASGGKFTAHLQGCGSVKDGADTMITYVDGKRCWINKEIFGVRGAAAEKVQPAARRQVFAAGDSDTDISFLRDATALRLVVNRNKNELMCRAYDNSDGKWIVNPMFIEPKKQKSTPYPCSTTGYVDHDGTAGPVRRGDTSVIPDQTDSVY; encoded by the coding sequence GTGACCCCACGTAGCACCGCACGGCGGCTCCAGGCCGTCGGCGCCGCCGTCGCGATCACCGCCGGCACCCTCGTCGCCGCCGCGCCCGCCGCACAGGCGGCCCGCCCCGGCGCCCCCTGCACCACCCCGCAGCTCGCGGCCGGCTGGTACGGGGACAACCAGGCCCGGCTCCAGCAGCTGATAGACGAGTACGGAAAGTGCAACCCGTACCGACCGAGCCGCAACAAGCCCGTCGCCGTCTTCGACTGGGACAACACCGTCGTCAAGAACGACGTCGGCGACGCCACCATGTACTGGCTGCTGCGCAGCGGCAAGATCCGCCGGCCGGCCGCCGGGGACTGGACCGCCACCAGCCGCTACCTCACCCCGGCCGCCGCCCGGGCCCTCGCCGACGCCTGCGACGCCCTCGCCCGCCCCGGCTCCCCGCTGCCCACGGGCGCCCCCGAGGGCGCGGGCTGCGCCGACGAGCTCGCCGCCGTCTACGGCACCGCCGCGACCCGCTCCGGCGCCGCCGCCTTCGCCGGCTGGGACCACCGCACCATCGAGCCCGCGTACGCCTGGCTGCCCCAGCTGATGCAGGGCTGGACCGCACGCGAGGTCCGCGGCTTCGCGGCCGCCGCGCAGGCCGAGAACCTGGCCGCGCCGGTCGGCGCCAAGCAGCAGGTCGGCACCGGCACCGCCACCGGCTGGGTCCGCTACTACGACCAGCAGAAGGACCTCATAGCCGGCCTGCAGAAGGCCGGCTTCGACGTCTGGATCAGCTCGGCCTCGCCGCAGCCGGTCGTCGAGGTGTGGGCCAAGGGCGTCGGCGTCGCCGCGGACCACGTCATCGGCATCCGCAACACGACCGCGTCCGGCGGGAAGTTCACCGCGCACCTGCAGGGCTGCGGTTCGGTGAAGGACGGCGCCGACACGATGATCACTTACGTCGACGGCAAGCGGTGCTGGATCAACAAGGAGATCTTCGGCGTCCGCGGCGCGGCCGCCGAGAAGGTCCAGCCGGCCGCCCGCCGCCAGGTGTTCGCCGCGGGCGACTCGGACACCGACATCTCGTTCCTGCGGGACGCGACCGCCCTGCGGCTGGTCGTGAACCGGAACAAGAACGAGCTGATGTGCCGTGCGTACGACAACAGCGACGGCAAGTGGATCGTGAACCCGATGTTCATCGAGCCGAAGAAGCAGAAGAGCACGCCGTACCCGTGCTCGACCACGGGCTACGTCGACCACGACGGCACGGCCGGCCCCGTCCGCCGGGGTGACACCAGCGTCATCCCCGACCAGACGGACAGCGTGTACTGA
- a CDS encoding glutamine synthetase family protein, whose protein sequence is MVDRKPPLAPEELRALVASGEIDTAVLAFPDMQGRLQGKRFAAQFFLDEVLAHGTEGCNYLLAVDTDMNTVDGYEMSSWDRGYGDFAMHPDLATLRRIPWNPGSAFLLADLAWNDGTPVVAAPRQILRRQLERLAGHGYTAMVGTELEFMVFQDTYEQAWNSGYRGLTPANQYNIDYSVLGTGRIEPLLRRIRNEMQAAGLIVESAKGECNLGQHEIAFRYDEALTTCDQHAVYKTGAKEIASQEGVSLTFMAKFDEREGNSCHIHLSLGDADGHNAMAGDGPGGMSPVMRHFLAGQLAALRDFSLLYAPNINSYKRFRPGSFAPTAVAWGVDNRTCALRVVGHGRSMRFENRLPGGDVNPYLAVAGLVAAGLYGVENRLELPEACAGNAYTADFAHVPTTLREAADLWENSEIAKAAFGPEVVAHYRNMARVELDAYDSAVTDWELRRSFERL, encoded by the coding sequence GTGGTAGACCGCAAGCCGCCGCTCGCGCCCGAGGAGCTCCGCGCTCTCGTGGCCAGCGGCGAGATCGACACCGCGGTCCTGGCCTTCCCTGACATGCAGGGGCGACTCCAGGGCAAGCGGTTCGCCGCACAGTTCTTCCTCGACGAGGTCCTCGCCCACGGCACCGAGGGCTGCAACTACCTCCTCGCCGTCGACACGGACATGAACACCGTCGACGGATACGAGATGTCCTCCTGGGACCGGGGCTACGGCGACTTCGCCATGCACCCCGACCTCGCCACCCTGCGCCGGATCCCCTGGAACCCCGGCAGCGCCTTCCTCCTGGCCGACCTCGCCTGGAACGACGGCACGCCCGTGGTCGCCGCGCCCCGGCAGATCCTGCGCCGCCAGCTCGAGCGCCTCGCCGGACACGGCTACACGGCCATGGTCGGCACCGAGCTGGAGTTCATGGTCTTCCAGGACACCTACGAGCAGGCCTGGAACTCGGGCTACCGCGGGCTGACCCCCGCCAACCAGTACAACATCGACTACTCGGTCCTCGGGACCGGCCGCATCGAGCCCCTGCTGCGCCGGATCCGCAACGAGATGCAGGCCGCGGGCCTGATCGTCGAGTCCGCGAAGGGCGAATGCAACCTCGGCCAGCACGAGATCGCCTTCCGCTACGACGAGGCGCTGACCACCTGCGACCAGCACGCCGTCTACAAGACCGGGGCGAAGGAGATCGCCTCCCAGGAAGGCGTCTCGCTCACCTTCATGGCCAAGTTCGACGAGCGCGAGGGCAACTCCTGCCATATCCACCTCTCGCTGGGCGACGCTGACGGGCACAACGCGATGGCCGGTGACGGCCCGGGCGGAATGTCACCGGTGATGCGGCACTTCCTGGCCGGACAGCTGGCCGCGCTGCGCGACTTCTCCCTTCTCTACGCCCCGAACATCAATTCGTACAAGCGTTTCCGGCCGGGATCCTTCGCGCCGACCGCCGTCGCCTGGGGCGTGGACAACCGGACCTGTGCGCTCCGAGTCGTCGGCCACGGCCGTTCCATGCGCTTCGAGAACCGCCTCCCCGGCGGGGACGTCAACCCGTACCTCGCCGTCGCCGGCCTGGTCGCGGCCGGGCTCTACGGCGTCGAGAACCGCCTCGAACTGCCCGAGGCCTGCGCGGGCAACGCGTACACCGCGGACTTCGCGCACGTTCCCACCACCCTGCGCGAGGCCGCGGATCTCTGGGAGAACAGCGAGATCGCCAAGGCCGCCTTCGGGCCCGAGGTGGTCGCCCACTACCGCAACATGGCCCGCGTCGAACTGGACGCGTACGACTCCGCGGTCACCGACTGGGAACTGCGCCGCTCCTTCGAACGCCTGTAG
- a CDS encoding aldehyde dehydrogenase family protein encodes MSDALAPFNLSVLNPATEEVVAVVPAATRDDVDAAVARAAAAQRGWAAAAPADRARLLRRFAAVVDGHIEELAQLEVREAGHTIGNARWEAGNVRDLLEFAAGGVERLSGRQIPVAGGIDVTFLEPLGVIGVIAPWNFPMPIAAWGLAPALAAGNAVLLKPAETTPLTALRLAELALEAGIPEHLFQVLPGLGTVAGDALVEHPGVAKIVFTGSTPVGKQIMAKCADRVKRVTLELGGKSPNIVFADADLEAAAAAAPMAFLDNTGQDCCARTRILVQRSAYDRFLELLAPGIEGVVVGDPADEKTQMGPLISRVQLDRVRSYVTDDLTAIRGTAPEGPGFWYPPTLVTDVAPTAPVAAEEVFGPVAVVLPFEDEEDAVRLANATEYGLSGSLWTRDIGRALRVSRAVAAGNLSVNSHSSVRYWTPFGGYKQSGLGRELGPDALTAFTETKNVFISTEA; translated from the coding sequence GTGTCCGATGCGCTGGCCCCCTTCAATCTAAGCGTGCTGAATCCGGCCACCGAGGAAGTCGTCGCCGTCGTCCCGGCCGCCACACGGGACGACGTCGACGCCGCCGTCGCGCGGGCCGCCGCGGCCCAGCGCGGCTGGGCGGCGGCCGCCCCCGCCGACCGGGCCCGGCTGCTGCGCCGCTTCGCCGCGGTCGTCGACGGGCACATCGAGGAACTGGCCCAGCTGGAGGTCCGCGAGGCCGGGCACACCATCGGCAACGCCCGCTGGGAAGCCGGCAACGTCCGTGACCTGCTCGAATTCGCCGCCGGCGGAGTGGAACGGCTCTCCGGCCGCCAGATCCCCGTCGCCGGCGGCATCGACGTCACCTTCCTCGAACCCCTCGGCGTCATCGGCGTGATCGCCCCGTGGAACTTCCCCATGCCGATCGCCGCCTGGGGCCTGGCCCCGGCCCTGGCGGCCGGCAACGCCGTCCTGCTCAAGCCCGCCGAGACGACCCCGCTCACCGCGCTGCGCCTCGCCGAACTCGCCCTCGAAGCCGGGATCCCCGAACACCTCTTCCAGGTGCTCCCCGGCCTCGGGACGGTCGCCGGAGACGCGCTCGTCGAGCACCCGGGCGTCGCGAAGATCGTCTTCACGGGGTCCACCCCGGTCGGCAAGCAGATCATGGCCAAGTGCGCCGACCGGGTGAAGCGGGTCACCCTCGAACTCGGCGGCAAGAGCCCCAACATCGTCTTCGCCGACGCGGACCTGGAGGCGGCGGCCGCCGCGGCGCCGATGGCCTTCCTCGACAACACCGGCCAGGACTGCTGCGCCCGTACCCGGATCCTCGTCCAGCGCTCCGCCTACGACCGGTTCCTGGAGCTGCTCGCCCCCGGCATCGAGGGCGTTGTCGTCGGCGACCCCGCCGACGAGAAGACCCAGATGGGGCCGCTGATCTCCCGCGTACAGCTGGACCGCGTCCGGTCGTACGTCACCGACGACCTCACCGCGATCCGCGGCACCGCCCCCGAGGGCCCCGGCTTCTGGTACCCGCCGACCCTCGTCACGGACGTCGCCCCCACCGCGCCCGTGGCGGCCGAGGAGGTCTTCGGCCCGGTCGCCGTCGTCCTCCCCTTCGAGGACGAGGAGGACGCCGTACGCCTGGCCAACGCGACCGAGTACGGGCTCTCCGGCTCCCTCTGGACCCGCGACATCGGCCGCGCGCTGCGCGTCTCGCGCGCCGTCGCCGCGGGCAACCTGTCCGTCAACTCCCACAGCAGCGTCCGCTACTGGACCCCGTTCGGCGGCTACAAGCAGTCCGGACTGGGCCGCGAGCTCGGACCCGACGCCCTCACCGCATTCACCGAGACCAAGAACGTCTTCATCAGCACGGAGGCCTGA
- a CDS encoding FadR/GntR family transcriptional regulator, with the protein MTDTASEGGAIARLNPVLRQVRAGNGFEEALEQILQVVRLGLVPGGERLPPERELAERMGISRVTLREVLKVLQDQGLVEARRGRYGGTFVLPRPDTPVGGTEDELRRRVVGVDIEDALRFREVLEVGAAGLCASQGLAEEGAERLLGALAATHDAPLPDYRRQDTLFHLTLCELAGSATLTAQYAAVRATVNDLLDCIPLLVRNLEHSQQQHSALVEAVLERNADAAREVMREHCCGTAALLRGFLA; encoded by the coding sequence ATGACCGACACGGCGAGCGAAGGCGGCGCGATCGCGCGGCTGAATCCGGTGCTGCGACAGGTGCGGGCGGGCAACGGTTTCGAGGAGGCCCTGGAGCAGATCCTCCAGGTGGTGCGGCTGGGGCTGGTGCCGGGCGGGGAGCGGCTGCCGCCCGAGCGGGAGCTGGCGGAGCGGATGGGGATCAGCCGGGTCACCCTGCGCGAGGTGCTGAAGGTGCTGCAGGACCAGGGCCTGGTCGAGGCCCGGCGAGGGCGGTACGGCGGAACGTTCGTGCTCCCCCGCCCCGACACCCCCGTCGGCGGCACCGAGGACGAGCTGCGCCGGCGCGTGGTGGGCGTGGACATCGAGGACGCCCTGCGGTTCCGCGAGGTCCTGGAGGTGGGCGCGGCCGGGCTGTGCGCCTCCCAGGGGCTCGCCGAGGAGGGCGCCGAGCGGCTGCTCGGCGCGCTGGCCGCCACCCATGACGCACCGCTGCCCGACTACCGCCGCCAGGACACCCTCTTCCACCTCACCCTGTGCGAGCTCGCCGGATCCGCCACCCTCACGGCCCAGTACGCCGCCGTCCGGGCCACCGTGAACGACCTGCTGGACTGCATCCCGCTGCTGGTGCGCAACCTGGAGCACTCGCAGCAGCAGCACTCCGCGCTCGTGGAGGCGGTGCTGGAGCGGAACGCGGACGCGGCGCGCGAGGTGATGCGCGAGCACTGCTGCGGAACGGCCGCGCTGCTGCGCGGGTTTCTGGCCTAG